The Saccharopolyspora gloriosae genome has a segment encoding these proteins:
- a CDS encoding SMP-30/gluconolactonase/LRE family protein, which translates to MPELTAVADGLRFPEGPVALDDGSVLVVEIRRGTLSRVATDGSVSVLADCGGGPNGAAIGPDGAVYVCNNGGFVWHDREEITLPGGQPDDYIGGRIQRVTFDGTVTDLYTEVDGHPLRGPNDLVFDAHGGFYFTDLGKTRDRDMDLGGLYYALPDGSGVEEIVHPLQQPNGVGLSPDGDRVYVAETGPGRVWCWDVTGPGRVRGPAGGAGARHAKLLHGFAGAQMLDSLAVDSAGNVCVATLNTGAITVLSPDGEIVDVVPVPVPDPMVTNICFGGPDLRTAYITSSGRGVLYRTEWPRPGLGRFVG; encoded by the coding sequence ATGCCCGAACTCACCGCCGTCGCCGACGGGCTGCGATTCCCCGAAGGCCCCGTCGCGCTCGACGATGGCTCCGTGCTGGTCGTGGAGATCCGGCGCGGCACGCTGTCCCGGGTCGCCACGGACGGGTCGGTCTCGGTGCTCGCGGACTGCGGTGGCGGGCCGAACGGCGCGGCCATCGGCCCGGACGGCGCAGTGTACGTGTGCAACAACGGTGGATTCGTCTGGCACGACCGGGAAGAAATCACCCTCCCCGGTGGTCAGCCCGACGACTACATCGGTGGCCGCATCCAGCGCGTCACCTTCGACGGCACCGTCACCGACCTCTACACCGAAGTGGACGGCCATCCCTTGCGCGGGCCGAACGACCTCGTCTTCGACGCCCACGGCGGGTTCTACTTCACCGACCTCGGCAAGACCCGCGACCGGGACATGGACCTGGGCGGCCTGTACTACGCGCTGCCCGACGGTTCCGGCGTGGAGGAGATCGTCCACCCGCTCCAACAACCCAACGGAGTCGGCCTGTCCCCGGACGGTGACCGCGTGTACGTCGCCGAAACGGGGCCGGGACGCGTGTGGTGCTGGGACGTCACCGGACCCGGCCGAGTGCGCGGACCGGCGGGCGGCGCCGGTGCGCGGCACGCGAAGCTGCTGCACGGCTTCGCCGGGGCGCAGATGCTCGACTCGCTGGCGGTGGACTCGGCGGGCAACGTGTGCGTGGCGACGCTGAACACCGGCGCGATCACGGTGCTCAGCCCGGACGGGGAGATCGTCGACGTAGTGCCGGTCCCGGTGCCGGATCCGATGGTCACCAACATCTGCTTCGGCGGACCCGACCTGCGCACGGCTTACATCACTTCCTCCGGCCGCGGAGTCCTCTACCGCACAGAATGGCCCCGCCCCGGCCTTGGGCGGTTCGTTGGTTGA
- a CDS encoding acyclic terpene utilization AtuA family protein → MRERAIRIGDFSGYLGDRFTAVDEALAGDPVDVLIGDYLAEITLAALSVRYRRDPARGYVEYFVDQLRPHLPTLAERGVKVVTNAGGFHPAALATALRELIAAEGVALRVAHVEGDNVLDRLPGYEAAGHRLENLDSGAALDEWAARPMAANAYLGGWGIAEALTGGADIVVCGRVTDASLTTGPAAWWHGWGREDWDALAGAVLAGHIIECGPHATGGNFSGFTRVPGMLVPGFPIAEIDAAGHSVITKHTHDGGTVTTDTVTAQIVYEIQGPTYLNPDVTVHLDEVALELVGPDRVRVSGTTGSPPSPTTKVAVFGQLGHQVVNTVFVTGLDVDAKVDLLRAQIGRALPDGITDLDVTRIGTAATDPATQWDATVGLRVMATAVDKEPLERFDAAARLGSLYLQSIPGYFHDGGAGLTSTPRPRIDYWPALLPMSEVPHRVVLPDDSIVDVKPPALTERAGPQPAHPEPAVSSTGETRSAPLGLLAHARSGDKGGNSNVGIWVGDDRAWPWLRETLSTAALRELMPECAGLDVVRHEFPNLRAVHFVLRGLLGTGGSSNLRVDQVGKAVGEYLRAKHVTIPVKLLPGEGGNHVAD, encoded by the coding sequence GTGCGTGAACGCGCCATCCGCATCGGCGATTTCTCCGGGTACCTGGGCGACCGATTCACCGCCGTGGACGAGGCACTGGCCGGTGATCCGGTGGACGTGCTGATCGGCGACTACCTCGCGGAGATCACCCTCGCGGCGCTGTCGGTGCGCTACCGGCGGGATCCGGCGCGCGGCTACGTGGAGTACTTCGTCGACCAGCTGCGCCCGCACCTGCCGACGCTCGCCGAACGCGGCGTCAAGGTCGTCACCAACGCGGGCGGATTCCACCCCGCCGCCCTGGCCACCGCGTTGCGCGAACTCATCGCCGCCGAAGGCGTCGCGTTGCGCGTCGCGCACGTCGAGGGCGACAACGTGCTCGACCGGCTGCCCGGATACGAGGCCGCCGGACACCGCCTGGAGAACCTCGACTCCGGTGCCGCGCTGGACGAGTGGGCCGCCCGGCCGATGGCCGCGAACGCCTACCTCGGCGGCTGGGGCATCGCCGAAGCGCTCACCGGCGGAGCCGACATCGTGGTGTGCGGTCGCGTCACCGACGCCTCGCTGACCACCGGCCCCGCCGCGTGGTGGCACGGCTGGGGACGCGAGGACTGGGACGCGCTGGCCGGGGCGGTGCTGGCCGGGCACATCATCGAGTGCGGCCCGCACGCCACCGGCGGCAACTTCTCGGGGTTCACCCGGGTGCCGGGCATGCTGGTACCGGGCTTCCCCATCGCCGAGATCGACGCGGCGGGCCACAGCGTCATCACCAAGCACACCCACGACGGCGGCACCGTCACCACCGACACGGTCACCGCACAGATCGTCTACGAGATCCAAGGCCCGACCTACCTGAACCCCGACGTCACCGTGCACCTCGACGAGGTCGCGCTGGAGCTCGTGGGGCCGGACCGGGTGCGAGTCTCCGGGACCACCGGCTCTCCGCCGTCGCCGACGACGAAGGTCGCGGTGTTCGGCCAGCTCGGGCATCAGGTGGTCAACACGGTGTTCGTGACCGGTTTGGACGTCGACGCGAAGGTCGACCTGCTGCGCGCCCAGATCGGCCGCGCCCTCCCGGACGGCATCACCGACCTGGACGTCACCCGGATCGGCACCGCCGCGACCGATCCGGCCACGCAGTGGGACGCGACGGTCGGCCTGCGGGTGATGGCGACGGCCGTGGACAAGGAGCCGCTGGAGCGGTTCGACGCGGCGGCGCGGCTCGGATCTCTTTACCTGCAGAGCATTCCCGGCTATTTCCACGACGGCGGTGCCGGGCTCACCTCCACCCCGCGACCGCGCATCGACTACTGGCCTGCGCTGCTGCCGATGTCCGAAGTGCCGCACCGGGTCGTGCTCCCGGACGATTCCATCGTGGACGTCAAGCCGCCCGCGCTCACCGAGCGAGCCGGTCCGCAGCCCGCGCATCCGGAACCCGCGGTGTCGAGCACCGGCGAGACCAGGTCGGCGCCGTTGGGGTTGCTGGCGCACGCGCGCAGCGGCGACAAGGGCGGCAACAGCAACGTCGGCATCTGGGTCGGTGACGACCGGGCCTGGCCCTGGCTGCGGGAAACCCTGTCCACCGCCGCGCTGCGCGAACTGATGCCGGAGTGCGCAGGCCTGGACGTCGTGCGCCACGAGTTCCCGAACCTGCGCGCGGTGCACTTCGTGCTGCGCGGCCTGCTCGGCACCGGCGGATCCTCGAACCTGCGCGTCGACCAGGTCGGCAAGGCCGTCGGCGAGTACCTGCGCGCGAAACACGTGACCATCCCGGTGAAACTGCTGCCGGGCGAAGGAGGCAATCATGTCGCTGACTGA
- a CDS encoding CoA transferase, producing MSLTDRVAKAVNEPATSDAFDPHAELEEVLGGVGMSAGDSGGSITFHGADPVVPSTLRLGGGSAIALAAKSAAVAKLWRLRGGDGQDIEVDLRSAPHRLCPFYDRKWELLNGYPAASAANPSNALGFAFYRTADDRWMMPLNPYPKIKIAAQKLLGVPDDAEAVANAISRWNGLDLENAAVEAGTVLPMLRSTEELLAERHYQEALADMPLVEITKIGESEPEPLTGGDSPLDGIRALGMGHVIAGAGVGRSLALHGADVLNLWRPNELEHDTTYVTANVGARSSVIDPYEPEGAQRIRGLLADADVFFANRRPGYLGSIGLSPEQAAETRPGIIHATTTLNGERGPWAGRVGFDQTAGSLTGMMNLEGDGEIPGLPPILVVNDYIVSWLLATGVTEALARRATEGGSYRVHVSLTRAALWILSMGVFDKQYAQATAGSEARHAYLDPETFTAETPLGHYQGVTDQVRMSATPGHYRTVLVPRGSSRPEWPARSE from the coding sequence ATGTCGCTGACTGACCGCGTCGCGAAGGCCGTGAACGAGCCGGCCACCTCGGACGCGTTCGACCCGCACGCCGAACTCGAGGAAGTGCTCGGCGGAGTGGGGATGAGCGCGGGCGACTCCGGCGGTTCCATCACGTTCCACGGCGCCGACCCGGTGGTGCCCAGCACGCTGCGCCTCGGGGGCGGTTCGGCGATCGCGCTGGCCGCGAAGTCGGCGGCGGTGGCGAAGTTGTGGCGGCTGCGGGGCGGCGACGGCCAGGACATCGAGGTGGACCTGCGGTCCGCACCGCACCGGCTGTGCCCGTTCTACGACCGCAAGTGGGAGCTGCTCAACGGGTATCCGGCGGCCTCGGCGGCGAACCCGTCGAACGCGCTCGGTTTCGCCTTCTACCGCACCGCCGACGACCGGTGGATGATGCCGCTCAACCCCTACCCGAAGATCAAGATCGCGGCGCAGAAGCTGCTCGGCGTCCCCGACGACGCCGAGGCCGTCGCGAACGCCATCTCCCGCTGGAACGGCCTCGACCTGGAGAACGCCGCCGTGGAAGCCGGCACCGTGCTGCCCATGCTGCGCAGCACCGAGGAACTCCTCGCCGAGCGGCACTACCAAGAGGCGCTCGCGGACATGCCGCTGGTCGAGATCACCAAGATCGGCGAGAGCGAACCGGAACCGCTCACCGGCGGCGACTCCCCGCTGGACGGAATCCGCGCGCTCGGCATGGGCCACGTGATCGCCGGAGCGGGCGTCGGGCGTTCGCTCGCACTGCACGGCGCGGACGTGCTGAACCTGTGGCGCCCCAACGAACTGGAGCACGACACCACCTACGTCACCGCGAACGTCGGCGCCCGTTCTTCCGTCATCGACCCGTACGAACCCGAAGGCGCACAACGGATTCGCGGGCTGCTCGCCGACGCGGACGTGTTCTTCGCGAACCGCCGCCCCGGCTACCTCGGCTCCATCGGCCTGTCCCCCGAGCAGGCCGCCGAGACCCGCCCCGGCATCATCCACGCCACCACCACGCTCAACGGCGAGCGCGGCCCGTGGGCCGGACGGGTCGGATTCGATCAGACCGCGGGCAGCCTCACCGGCATGATGAACCTCGAAGGCGACGGCGAAATCCCTGGCCTGCCACCGATTCTGGTGGTCAACGACTACATCGTGTCCTGGCTGCTGGCCACCGGAGTCACCGAAGCGCTGGCTCGCCGCGCCACCGAGGGCGGCAGCTACCGGGTGCACGTTTCGCTCACCCGCGCCGCGCTGTGGATCCTCAGCATGGGCGTGTTCGACAAGCAGTACGCGCAGGCCACCGCGGGCAGCGAGGCACGGCACGCGTACCTCGATCCGGAGACCTTCACCGCCGAGACTCCGCTGGGGCACTACCAGGGCGTCACCGACCAGGTCCGGATGTCGGCGACGCCCGGGCACTACCGCACGGTGCTCGTGCCACGTGGTTCTTCCCGGCCGGAGTGGCCGGCGCGCTCGGAATGA
- a CDS encoding NAD(P)/FAD-dependent oxidoreductase: protein MRHPSVAVIGTGFGGLAAAIELKRSGINDLVIFERGPDVGGVWRENTYPGAACDVPSPYYSFSFEPNRNWPRRFSRQPAILDYLRDVATKYDLHRHIRFRTEVTAAHYDDATRTWRIRTGDGVVEVDALVSAVGQLSRPAWPDIPGREAFRGAAFHSARWDHDVELAGKRVAVIGTGASAVQFVPEIQPEVAHLTLFQRSPAYLVPRSDTEFGHRAFRRVRAAQLIERAVWWGFSEAVTLSFLYSEVLSRALTAYSRRHMERQVPDPDLFKKVWPQYPIGCKRMLFSGDYLPALTRSNVDLVDTGIKSIHPGGVTDAAGAFHEVDVIIYGTGFTASDFLAPLNVTGIGGRDLREQWSRNGAHAYLGISVPHFPNLYLMYGPNTNVGAGSIVFMLEQQAEHLTQAIRHSARAGNPIAVRPEVAESFDAEIQRRLADSVWTKCTSWYRDATGRISTNWPGTSLEYRRRTTFRPSDYEPIA, encoded by the coding sequence ATGCGTCATCCGTCAGTCGCCGTGATCGGCACCGGATTCGGCGGTCTCGCCGCGGCGATCGAGCTCAAGCGGTCCGGCATCAACGACCTGGTGATCTTCGAGCGCGGCCCGGACGTCGGGGGCGTGTGGCGGGAGAACACCTACCCCGGCGCGGCCTGCGACGTCCCGTCGCCCTACTACTCGTTCTCGTTCGAGCCGAATCGGAACTGGCCTCGACGGTTCTCCCGCCAACCGGCGATCCTCGACTACCTGCGGGACGTCGCGACCAAATACGACCTGCACCGGCACATCCGGTTCAGGACCGAGGTCACGGCCGCGCACTACGACGACGCCACCCGCACATGGCGGATCCGAACCGGCGACGGGGTCGTGGAGGTCGACGCCCTGGTGTCGGCGGTCGGGCAGCTGTCCCGCCCGGCGTGGCCGGACATCCCGGGGCGGGAGGCGTTCCGAGGCGCCGCCTTCCACTCCGCGCGGTGGGATCACGACGTCGAGCTCGCCGGCAAGCGCGTGGCGGTCATCGGCACCGGGGCCAGCGCCGTCCAGTTCGTCCCGGAGATCCAGCCCGAGGTCGCGCACCTCACGCTCTTCCAGCGCAGCCCCGCCTACCTCGTGCCGCGCTCGGACACCGAGTTCGGACACCGGGCATTCCGCAGGGTGCGCGCCGCGCAGTTGATCGAACGCGCCGTGTGGTGGGGATTCAGCGAGGCGGTCACCCTGTCGTTCCTCTACTCCGAGGTGTTGTCGCGCGCCCTCACCGCGTACAGCCGCAGGCACATGGAGCGGCAAGTTCCCGACCCTGACCTGTTCAAGAAGGTGTGGCCGCAGTACCCCATCGGCTGTAAACGGATGCTGTTCTCCGGTGACTACCTGCCCGCACTAACTCGGTCCAATGTGGACTTAGTCGATACCGGCATCAAGTCGATCCACCCCGGCGGTGTCACGGACGCCGCAGGCGCCTTCCACGAGGTCGACGTCATCATCTACGGCACGGGCTTCACCGCCTCCGACTTCCTCGCCCCGCTGAACGTCACCGGCATCGGCGGGCGCGACCTGCGTGAACAGTGGTCCCGGAACGGGGCGCACGCCTACCTCGGCATCTCGGTTCCGCACTTCCCGAACCTCTACCTGATGTACGGACCGAACACCAACGTCGGCGCGGGCTCCATCGTCTTCATGCTGGAACAGCAGGCCGAACACCTCACGCAGGCGATCCGCCACAGTGCCCGCGCGGGAAACCCGATCGCCGTCCGCCCCGAGGTCGCGGAGTCCTTCGACGCGGAGATCCAGCGCAGACTCGCCGACAGCGTCTGGACGAAGTGCACTAGCTGGTACCGCGACGCCACCGGCCGCATCAGCACCAACTGGCCCGGAACCAGCCTCGAATACCGCAGGCGCACGACATTCCGGCCGTCGGACTACGAACCGATCGCCTGA
- the asnB gene encoding asparagine synthase (glutamine-hydrolyzing): MCGITGWVSYGRDLGTQDGVLREMTETMACRGPDAAGTWIAPHAALGHRRLAVIDLPGGAQPMKVDTPDGAVAMVYSGEAYNFTELRDELRRRGHRFDTDSDTEVVLRGYLEWGERLAEELNGMYAFAIWDERTEKLVMIRDRMGIKPFYYYETGDGVLFGSEPKAILANPGVDPVIGLDGLREVFSFAKTPGFAAWEGMRELQPGHLAIVDRNGLRERCYWRLEVGEHTDDRAATVAHVRELLDDIIARQLVADVPRCTLLSGGLDSSAMTAIAAMQLREQGENVRSFAVDFPNQAENFRAIDVAPTQDAPFVKAVAEHVKSDHEDIMLDGAALSDPAVRGAAVGARDLPVGLGDRDNSLYLLFKAIREQSTVALSGESADEIFGGYPWFHNERQRTADTFPWLVDSPLNPGGLLDTGLTEQLDLSAYIGDNYVAALNSTPLKDGETGVEKRMRQVNYMHLTRMVQTLLDRKDRMSMAVGLEVRVPFCDHRLVQYVFNTPWSLKTYDGREKSILRGATRDTLPDSVADRKKSGYPGSFDPNYLIAIQSQAADLISSNHRVLDFYDKDQLKAATLADGKTIANEQRNAIERVLDIATWLDQRNPTIKLG; encoded by the coding sequence ATGTGTGGCATCACCGGTTGGGTCTCCTACGGGCGTGATCTCGGCACGCAGGACGGCGTGCTGCGGGAGATGACGGAGACGATGGCCTGCCGCGGCCCGGACGCCGCCGGTACCTGGATCGCTCCGCACGCCGCGCTGGGACACCGGCGGCTCGCCGTCATCGACCTGCCCGGCGGGGCTCAGCCGATGAAGGTCGACACCCCCGACGGCGCGGTCGCGATGGTGTACTCGGGCGAGGCGTACAACTTCACCGAACTGCGCGACGAGCTGCGCCGCCGCGGACACCGGTTCGACACGGACTCCGACACCGAGGTGGTGCTGCGCGGCTACCTGGAGTGGGGCGAGCGGCTCGCCGAGGAGCTCAACGGCATGTACGCCTTCGCGATCTGGGACGAGCGCACCGAGAAGCTCGTCATGATCCGCGACCGCATGGGCATCAAGCCGTTCTACTACTACGAAACCGGCGACGGTGTGCTGTTCGGCTCGGAGCCGAAGGCGATCCTGGCGAACCCCGGCGTCGATCCGGTGATCGGCCTGGACGGTCTGCGCGAGGTCTTCTCGTTCGCCAAGACGCCGGGTTTCGCAGCGTGGGAGGGAATGCGGGAACTCCAGCCCGGGCATCTGGCCATTGTGGACCGCAACGGGCTGCGCGAACGCTGCTACTGGCGGCTGGAGGTCGGCGAGCACACCGACGACCGCGCGGCCACCGTCGCGCACGTCCGGGAGCTGCTCGACGACATCATCGCTCGCCAGCTGGTCGCGGACGTGCCGCGCTGCACCCTGCTCTCCGGCGGGCTCGATTCCTCCGCCATGACGGCGATCGCGGCGATGCAGCTGCGGGAGCAGGGCGAGAACGTGCGCAGCTTCGCCGTGGACTTCCCGAACCAGGCCGAGAACTTCCGCGCCATCGACGTCGCTCCGACTCAGGACGCACCGTTCGTGAAGGCCGTCGCGGAGCACGTCAAGAGCGACCACGAGGACATCATGCTCGACGGAGCCGCGTTGTCCGACCCGGCGGTGCGCGGCGCCGCTGTGGGCGCTCGCGACCTCCCGGTCGGTCTCGGAGACCGGGACAACTCGTTGTACCTGCTGTTCAAAGCCATCCGCGAACAGTCCACGGTCGCGCTGTCCGGTGAGTCCGCCGACGAGATCTTCGGCGGCTACCCGTGGTTCCACAACGAGCGGCAGCGCACGGCCGACACCTTCCCCTGGCTCGTCGACTCCCCGCTGAACCCCGGCGGGCTGCTCGACACCGGGCTGACCGAGCAGCTCGATCTGAGCGCCTACATCGGCGACAACTACGTGGCCGCGCTGAACTCGACCCCGCTCAAGGACGGCGAAACCGGGGTGGAGAAGCGGATGCGCCAGGTCAACTACATGCACCTGACCCGCATGGTGCAGACCCTGCTCGACCGCAAGGACCGGATGAGCATGGCGGTCGGGCTCGAAGTCCGGGTGCCGTTCTGCGATCACCGGCTGGTGCAGTACGTGTTCAACACGCCGTGGTCGCTCAAGACCTACGACGGCAGGGAGAAGAGCATCCTGCGCGGCGCCACCCGAGACACGCTGCCGGATTCGGTGGCGGACCGGAAGAAGAGCGGTTACCCGGGCAGCTTCGACCCGAACTACCTGATCGCCATCCAATCCCAGGCCGCCGACCTGATCTCGTCGAACCACCGGGTGCTGGACTTCTACGACAAGGACCAGCTCAAGGCCGCGACCCTCGCCGACGGCAAGACGATCGCGAACGAACAGCGCAACGCCATCGAACGAGTCCTCGACATCGCCACCTGGCTCGACCAGCGCAACCCGACGATCAAACTCGGCTGA
- a CDS encoding patatin-like phospholipase family protein: MDIGRRGLVLGGGGVTGVAWETGLLWGLAETGLDLSAADLIVGTSAGSTVAAQITSGAGLDELFEAQLRDASGEIAARMSPAALLRFLAAAAWPGDRQRARSWLGRAALRAETVPEAERRAVIEQRLPSHDWPRQRLFIPAVDAETGAVSVFDNDGGVPLVDAVAASCAVPLVWPPVTINGRRYVDGGVRSATNVDLAANCERLVVIAPRRRPHGVPTVPRHRRRRSAGKSAR; the protein is encoded by the coding sequence ATGGACATCGGTAGGCGAGGTTTGGTCCTCGGCGGTGGCGGGGTCACGGGCGTCGCATGGGAGACGGGTCTGCTGTGGGGGCTCGCCGAGACCGGCTTGGACCTGTCGGCGGCCGACCTCATCGTCGGAACCTCGGCGGGTTCCACCGTCGCAGCGCAGATCACCAGCGGTGCCGGCCTCGACGAACTGTTCGAAGCCCAGCTGCGCGACGCGTCCGGCGAGATCGCCGCCCGGATGAGCCCGGCGGCGCTGCTGCGCTTCCTGGCCGCAGCCGCGTGGCCCGGTGATCGGCAGCGCGCCCGGTCCTGGCTCGGCCGAGCGGCCTTGCGAGCCGAGACGGTGCCCGAAGCGGAACGCCGCGCGGTCATCGAACAGCGGCTACCGAGCCACGACTGGCCCCGGCAGCGGTTGTTCATCCCTGCCGTCGACGCCGAAACGGGAGCCGTCAGCGTCTTCGACAACGACGGCGGCGTACCGCTGGTCGACGCCGTCGCGGCCAGCTGCGCGGTGCCGCTGGTGTGGCCACCGGTGACCATCAACGGACGCCGCTACGTCGACGGCGGTGTGCGTTCGGCGACCAATGTGGATCTTGCCGCGAACTGCGAGCGGCTCGTGGTCATCGCCCCACGACGGCGGCCGCACGGCGTGCCGACCGTCCCGCGGCACAGGCGGCGGCGCTCGGCGGGGAAGTCCGCTCGGTGA
- a CDS encoding GPP34 family phosphoprotein — MNQPLPHQMYLLCYDTEKGKIESSSALVRGQLMRAAAVADLALSGWLRDRDGKAERTTTKAPDDPFLAEVLNYLSPDRPRRWFNVVDHNWHTAEATVRDLLDSTGVITADRRRALGLFPVHDIVLPDPERGRVLRERVRGAVLGGHDPAGIAIEDAALATFALQGDVRTVFSPRERRAHREVVRAVADRVDVALPRLRKALDYSIAARRAGATS; from the coding sequence ATGAACCAGCCGCTGCCGCACCAGATGTACCTGCTCTGCTACGACACGGAGAAGGGCAAGATCGAGTCCAGCAGTGCCCTGGTGCGCGGTCAGCTCATGCGCGCCGCCGCGGTGGCCGACCTGGCGCTCAGCGGGTGGCTCCGGGACCGGGACGGCAAAGCCGAGCGGACCACCACCAAGGCTCCGGACGATCCGTTCCTGGCCGAGGTGCTGAACTACCTGTCCCCGGATCGGCCGCGCCGCTGGTTCAACGTCGTGGACCACAACTGGCACACGGCGGAGGCGACCGTCCGCGACCTGCTCGACTCGACCGGAGTCATCACCGCCGACCGCCGCCGAGCACTGGGCCTGTTCCCGGTCCACGACATCGTCCTTCCCGATCCGGAGCGGGGCCGTGTCCTGCGGGAGCGGGTGCGCGGCGCGGTGCTCGGCGGGCACGACCCGGCCGGGATCGCGATCGAGGACGCGGCGCTGGCCACGTTCGCCCTGCAAGGCGACGTGCGCACCGTGTTCAGCCCCCGGGAACGTCGCGCGCACCGCGAGGTGGTCCGGGCCGTGGCCGATCGCGTCGACGTCGCCCTTCCCCGGCTGCGCAAGGCGCTGGACTACTCCATCGCAGCGCGTCGAGCGGGCGCGACCAGCTGA
- a CDS encoding selenium-binding family protein — protein sequence MTDPTFYRSPADAIVAPREELAYVAAFDRSGRRPDAMAVLDVNPSSAEYGRIVGWTDMPGRGDELHHFGWNACSSALKHEGHDMDGLARRFLLVPGLRSSQLHVLDTVPDPRAPSLIKTITAGELAANAGYSRPHTLHCGPDGVFLTCLGGRDGADGPGGIALLDHTTFDVLRAWETDRGPQRLAYDAWWHLNRNTLISSEWGAPSLIEDGLVPEKLLAHEYGHALHFWDLAAGAHRQRVELGEQHQMVLELRPAHDPEATWGFAGVVISTEDLSASVWRWHLDGEQWRADKVITVPAAPADPDSLPPALKPFGAVPPLITDIDLSVDDRFLYVSCWGTGELKQFDVTDPASPRETGSIRLGGITARHEHPAAPGEPLSGGPQMVEVSRDGRRVYVTNSLYGAWDDQFYPDGVGAWMAKLDADPAGGLTVDPGFFPHGDEFRGLRAHQVRLQGGDASSDSYCYR from the coding sequence ATGACCGATCCGACGTTCTACCGCAGCCCAGCCGACGCGATCGTCGCGCCACGGGAGGAACTGGCCTACGTAGCGGCGTTCGACCGCTCCGGGCGGCGCCCGGACGCGATGGCCGTGCTCGACGTGAACCCGTCCTCGGCCGAGTACGGCCGGATCGTGGGCTGGACCGACATGCCCGGCCGTGGTGACGAGCTGCACCACTTCGGGTGGAACGCGTGCAGCAGCGCGCTCAAGCACGAGGGCCACGACATGGACGGTCTGGCCCGCCGCTTCCTGCTGGTACCGGGGCTGCGTTCCTCGCAGCTGCACGTGCTCGACACCGTCCCGGATCCGCGCGCCCCGAGCCTGATCAAAACGATCACCGCCGGGGAACTGGCCGCGAACGCCGGGTACTCCCGCCCGCACACGCTGCACTGCGGACCGGACGGGGTGTTCCTCACCTGCCTGGGCGGCCGCGACGGCGCCGACGGCCCGGGAGGGATCGCGCTGCTCGACCACACCACGTTCGACGTGCTGCGCGCGTGGGAGACCGACCGCGGCCCGCAGCGGCTCGCCTACGACGCCTGGTGGCACCTCAACCGCAACACCCTGATCAGCAGCGAGTGGGGCGCACCCTCGTTGATCGAGGACGGACTGGTCCCGGAGAAGCTGCTGGCCCACGAGTACGGCCACGCCTTGCACTTCTGGGACCTCGCGGCCGGTGCGCACCGCCAGCGGGTCGAGCTGGGCGAGCAGCACCAGATGGTGCTGGAACTGCGCCCCGCCCACGACCCGGAGGCGACCTGGGGTTTCGCCGGGGTGGTGATCTCCACCGAGGACCTCTCGGCATCGGTGTGGCGCTGGCACCTCGACGGCGAGCAGTGGCGGGCGGACAAGGTGATCACGGTGCCCGCCGCGCCCGCCGACCCGGATTCGCTGCCTCCGGCGCTGAAACCGTTCGGCGCGGTCCCGCCGCTGATCACCGACATCGACCTGTCCGTCGACGACCGGTTCCTGTACGTGTCCTGCTGGGGGACGGGGGAGCTCAAGCAGTTCGACGTGACCGATCCCGCGTCACCTCGCGAAACCGGTTCGATCCGGCTCGGCGGCATTACCGCCCGCCACGAGCACCCGGCGGCGCCCGGCGAACCGCTCTCCGGCGGACCGCAGATGGTGGAGGTCAGCCGCGATGGACGCCGCGTCTACGTGACGAACTCCCTCTACGGCGCCTGGGACGACCAGTTCTACCCGGACGGAGTGGGCGCGTGGATGGCCAAGCTCGACGCCGATCCGGCGGGCGGTCTCACCGTCGATCCGGGTTTCTTCCCGCACGGCGACGAGTTCCGCGGACTCCGAGCCCACCAGGTCCGACTCCAAGGTGGCGACGCGTCGTCCGACTCCTACTGCTATCGCTAG